The bacterium nucleotide sequence AGTTGTGCGTTCCCACCTGCACAGCACTGGCGCCTACCGCCAAAAAGTCTGCCACGTCTTCAGCGCTTTTAATTCCACCCATACCTACAACCGGGATATCAAACTCTTGCGTTACCTCTAACACTTTGGCCAAGGCAATAGGCTTAATGGCTGGGCCAGAAAGCCCACCAAAAACGTTGGATAAATGTGGTGTGTTTTTACGCCAGTCAATGGCCATGGCCTTAACCGAGTTAATCATAGACAAAGCATCCGCCCCGCCATTGATGACCGCTTTTGCAACATCCTTAATATGCGTAACATTGGGTGTAAGTTTAGCCCACATGGGCAAGTGCGTTACCTGCCTAATTTTTCCAATTAACTGCTCTGCCTGAGCCGGATCAGTGCCTATGTCCAAACCATTTTTAACATTGGGACAAGACACATTGATTTCCAAAGCTGAAATCCCTTCATGCTCAGATAAATATTGCGCCACATCAATAAAGTCTTGGGGACTTTCTCCATAGACATTAACAATCACATGCGTGTCAATCGTCCTAAGCTTGGGTAGCTTTTCCTCAACAAAGGCTTTGGCTCCAATATTGTGCAAGCCTATGGCATTGAGCATGCCATAAGATGTCTCATGAATACGGGGGGGTTGGTTGCCAAGGCGTGGTCGCATGGACAAGCCCTTGGTGACAAAACCACCAATGCTTTCTAAATCCATAAGCTCAGCAAACTCTAAGCCATAACCAAAGGTTCCAGATGCACCCAAAATGGGATTGCGAAATTCCAGTGTTCCTACCTTTGTGCTTAGCATGAACGGCAATGTACCGTTTCACTTGTTTTTATTCAATCAATTTTATGCCTGCTGGTTTTTTTCAAAACCATTCTAGACTACGGATATCCACCGTAAAGTCCGATTGGGTATCGTCGCCATCTGCACCTAACCATATTCCAATGACCGTTAGCGGCTTATCCAAGGTGTATTTCAAATTCAAATTGCCTTGTGCATTAAAGCTTTGTCCAGCAACTTCAAAAAAGTAATCTGAAAGAGGATGCTTTCTTTCTT carries:
- a CDS encoding dihydroorotate dehydrogenase; translated protein: MLSTKVGTLEFRNPILGASGTFGYGLEFAELMDLESIGGFVTKGLSMRPRLGNQPPRIHETSYGMLNAIGLHNIGAKAFVEEKLPKLRTIDTHVIVNVYGESPQDFIDVAQYLSEHEGISALEINVSCPNVKNGLDIGTDPAQAEQLIGKIRQVTHLPMWAKLTPNVTHIKDVAKAVINGGADALSMINSVKAMAIDWRKNTPHLSNVFGGLSGPAIKPIALAKVLEVTQEFDIPVVGMGGIKSAEDVADFLAVGASAVQVGTHNFADTGATEHIAKQLQTLLEKEDLSVSQLKGRFLRREKA